GCCGGGAACAAAATCATCGAAAACAGGGCCACCCAGAAGACCAGCGTCATCGTCACCAGCGTCACGAAACCAGGGTCGGCGTAGTAAAACGCGGCGGCATAGCAGCTCTGGCCCGCTACATTGAAGGCGGACGGCACCAGTGCCCGAACAAATACTGATTTGGGCAGGCCGTCCCGCGCGGAGGTCCACAGCAGAAACGGAAGCCAGAACAAAAAGGCCGTCGAATAGCGAAGGAAATTCTGTGTCCAGGAGTCGAGCACACCGGTCAGCGTCTTGATATACAGCGGCGCAATCGTCCAGCAGACCATAAAGCCGACACAAAAGAAGACAACGGAGGGCAGACGCAGACGTGTGTTCATCGGAGTCAGTCAGCGAAATAGGCATCGGGTTCCAGGCGGATTCGTTTGTGCAGGCCCTTGACGGACTCAAACAGATAATCCCGGTCGGCTCGCAGACAAACCGTCGGCCCGTCAATGTCGAGGGTCATCGTCCGCTGCGGATGGCGCCGCCGCAGAACATTGGCCAGATAGAAGGCCTTTTCGATGCCGTCGCCGGTTTTGAAGTTGGCCACCTCATCGGGCTGGGCCAGCCGCGGGCCGTCATAAATCGACTCATTGGACATCTCGCGCAGAAACTCATACACCTGCTCATCCGAGCGAGCCGCCGCCTGTTCAATGGAGACCGGCGAGCGCTCCAGCGCCGCCTTGATAAACGGCTCCCACCGGCAGCGCGTCATATCGCGATAGGCATAAAACGCCAAATCGGCCGTCGGACTCTTGGAGCGAATCGATTCGAGATAATCGAGAATCTCCTCCCGCGAAAAATCCGGTGAGATTCGAATCGGCTCGGCGGGCTCATACTGTTTTTCCGGAGACGGCAGACGCGGGTCAATGTGCAGGAACTGCCTGAGCTCCTCCACCAGTTTTTCGGCCTCCGGCACGAACGGCGATAAAAACCTTGCCAGCTTGAATCGGTGGTCCGGATTCTTAATATCGATTTGTTCGGCCTCGATAAAACGAGCCAGCTGTTCGCAGCACAGGCGGCCTTCAATGGGATAAGGACTGAAATCCTCCTCTTCGACCTCTTCGAGCAGTTTGTCAAAGGTCGCATCGAGAATCCGATAGCGGCTGCCGTGCTCATAGCCGAACAGGACCTCGGATTTGACAAACATCCGCTCGCCCCGGCGGTGCCGGCAGAACTGGAAATACGGCTGATAGGGCTTCTGTGAGCGGAGAAAATTGGCAAAATTCAGCTGCGTAAGCGGGGCGTCCAGATAGTCCCGAAGCAGCCGCTGAAGCCGCTGATACTGCTGCGGGTCAATCGTGGCTTTGTCATAGAAGCAGTGAATACAGCCGGTGACATGGCCGACCACGGTCACCTGTTCGTTGCGCAGCGCCCGCTGGGCCTTGTTGGAAATCTCTGTGCCGTTAAACCACATCGCCTTGGTCACCAGCCGGCGGTTGTTCGTGATGACTCCGTCCTGAATGTCGATAAAGTTCTGCGAATGCAGGGGGGTCAGAATCAGGAAGATATCCTCCAGCGGGATGCCGCAGACGATAAAGGCCGCCGCCGCATACAGGGCCGACAGGGATACGCACTCGCCGGCGCCGGTCTGGTAGCCCTCTTTGCGGCGGAAGGCGGCCATCGCCTCCACCGTCTCGGTCTTCCAGTAGGGAATGACGTCGCCGTCATATTTGTCCAGGCCGAAATGCCGGCGGATGTCCACATCAAAATAGTATTTGTCGCCGGTGTAGCCGAACAGGGCGTTGGAGCGGGCGATATCCTCCGGCGAGATGACGTCCTTAAACCGGTTCAGCTCCACATCCTTGCGCGTCAGCCCCCAGGTGTTCAGGTCGAGGTTAAACTCGAACTCATCCATAATATACTGACGCAGACGCATCAGCCGCCGCCAGGGATTTTTATTTCCCAGTTTGACAAAACACTCTTCATCGCGCCAGCGCCAAATCAGCGGGCTCATCAGATTCGCCAGCACCAGCGAAACCATCAGCTCCGGATACACAAAACACTCCATATCCGACAGCGTCAGGGCGGAACTGTATTTTTCGAGCTCCCTGGCGTCCATTGCAGCTGAAGATAGTTTCTCTGACATTATTCAACCCACGTCGCTTTAGCCGACGATTTAATCTCGGCTATTCTGTCCAGTATTTGTATAATTTCCGCGTCAATCCTCTCTTTGGGAACAAATCGAACCAGTTCGTAAAACTGCTTCTTTTCCATCAGATTCGGAAGATGAAGTTTTTCAAAAAAGTTCTTAAACAGCGGCGACAAAAAATCATCGCTGGCCTTGATGTCCGCATCCCACGGCCCCGGTTTGTTTAGGATTTTCAGAGAAGCGGTAATTTCCTGAATACACTGTTCCATTATTCGGCGCCGTTTTTGGGCATCCCCCTGAGCGAATAAGTCCCCTGCACTGTTTCGCTCCCCGGCGGACTGGGCATATCCGTACAGTGTCTCCGGAAAACAGAAATAATTTTCAATCTCCCTCTTTTTTGTCATATACCCTTCGGCCCCCAAATCGTCCGGAAGCTCTTTATCCAGCCGGTCAAAAATCGCAATTCCTTTCAGATGCGGGACGGCATAACGAAGTCCCCAAAAATGCCTGCGGACATCAACCGGCTGCTGTTTGTACTTGACAAAAGGCCGTTCCAGCGCCTTCATCGCCTTGTCGTGTCCCAACTTTTCCGCAAAGGCCCGGAGAATCGCCAAATCGGTTGACCCCTCCAGATACAAAACCCACCCTGTCTGTTCGGCCAGATAGTAATCCTCAAAGTCGATTTCTTTCAGCGATTTGAGAAGCTGACTGCCCCGGTCGTCAATCCGCCGGGGTTTTCCCAAAAAAGCGATTACCAAGTCGCGGCCGGCGGCTTCATTCAAAAGCACTTCGGAATGACTGGCTGCAATAATCTGGCTACCGTTTTCCGCCGCAACCTCACTGAGTACCGCATAAACCTGTCTTTGCCGCAGGATTTCCAGATGGGCATCCGGTTCGTCCAGAAGCAAAACCGCTCCGGGGTTCTGAACCATATAGGCTAGGAGCAGAAGAATCTGCTGCATTCCGCGTCCGGAGGACGACAGGTCAAACCGGCACCCCCGCTCTTTATAAAAAGCGACGATTTCTCCCCGTTCCGGAATATACTGGGGTTCCTCCATCTCCACCCGAAATAATTCAAACAGGCGTTTTTTGACGGCCTGCCATTGAGAAGGATTTTCCTGCGCAGCCGAATAACACAAGTTCCGCAGTACTTCGGCGGTTCGACCCTCCCCGATTTTGACATTGACCGCTCCCCGCTCCAAACGGATTTCATTGGCGGCCAGGCCGGACATAGGCGGCAAAAAGGCCACGGTTGTTTTTTCCGCTTTTTCCGGGACCGGCAATCGGCCGGAACCTTCTCGCAGAGGCCGGCAGTAGAAGGACTCTTCATTGGCATAATCAAATTCAAATCCGCATTTCCAGCTTTCGCCTTCCGTCAGGCCCTCCACAAGAATGTCAATCCGAATATTTTGCGTTCTCTGATGCCCGTTGTCTTTGGATACTTCACGGACATGGAGATTTCTCCAGAGCAGATTGGCTTCCGGAACCGGCACGGCGATCAGGTCTTTTCGGTTGATTGCCACGCCCGGTCTTTTTTCAGGATTGGGTTTGCCTCTGCGTTTTTCCGCCCATTTCCTCAACCCGGCTTCCCACAGCGCCAGGGCCTGCAGGGCGGATGTTTTGCCGGAGTTGTTGGGTCCGATGAAAACAACAGGATTTCCCAGTTCAATTTCGACTTCTTCGAAACGCTTGAAGTTTCGAATCATTAACTTGGTCAGCATACCCCTCTCCCGGCTAATCCTTTCAGCTCGCTTTTACCAGGCGACGGCGCCGGACTATTTTTCTCGTTCCTATTCTGACTTCTTTGGAGGCATTATAGCCGGCGCAGCGGTGTACAGCAAGAATGGAAAGAGATTCTTTCTTGCCTTGACGGGATTTGCCGGTATAGTATGAAAGCGTCGGCAGTCAGGATAGTTTGATAATAAGGAGAATCCGATGAAATCGACCCTTTCCGTAATGATTCTGGCCGGGGCGGTCCTTCTGAGCAGTTCCTGCGGACGGCAAACCGCCGGCAATCAGCGAGGCAAGCGTATGACAGAAGAGCAGGGGCGTATCGTAAAGAACTTCAACAGCGGCTGGCGGTTCTGCAAAGGCGAACAGCCGGCCCAGGCGGCCCAGATGGATTTTGACGACAGCAAATGGGAGGCGGTTCGGCTGCCGCACGACTGGGCCATCCGCGGCCCGTTCAACCCCGACGAGCACGGCTACGCGGGCAAGCTGCCGTGGAAGGGCGTCGGCTGGTACCGCAAGACTTTTGAGCTTCCCGCCGACTGGCAGGGCCGCCGGGTCTATCTGGACTTTGACGGCGTGATGGCCTTCCCCAAGGTCTATATCAACGGGCAATTGGCGGGTGAGTGGGACTACGGCTATATGTCCTTCCGCGTCGATGCCACGCCTTATGTGAAATTCGGACAGAAAAATCTGGTTGCCGTCCGCGTGGACACCCGCAATCAGGGTACCCGCTGGTACCCCGGCGCCGGCATCTACCGCAAGGTGACCATGACGGTCTGCCATCCGGTTCACCTCGGACACTGGGCCACGTTTATCACCACACCCGAAGTGGCCGACCATCAGGCAACCGTCCATATCCAGACTGTCCTGGAAAATCATCTCGAAATTCCGCAGCCGGCAACACTGC
The Anaerohalosphaeraceae bacterium genome window above contains:
- a CDS encoding AAA family ATPase, whose amino-acid sequence is MLTKLMIRNFKRFEEVEIELGNPVVFIGPNNSGKTSALQALALWEAGLRKWAEKRRGKPNPEKRPGVAINRKDLIAVPVPEANLLWRNLHVREVSKDNGHQRTQNIRIDILVEGLTEGESWKCGFEFDYANEESFYCRPLREGSGRLPVPEKAEKTTVAFLPPMSGLAANEIRLERGAVNVKIGEGRTAEVLRNLCYSAAQENPSQWQAVKKRLFELFRVEMEEPQYIPERGEIVAFYKERGCRFDLSSSGRGMQQILLLLAYMVQNPGAVLLLDEPDAHLEILRQRQVYAVLSEVAAENGSQIIAASHSEVLLNEAAGRDLVIAFLGKPRRIDDRGSQLLKSLKEIDFEDYYLAEQTGWVLYLEGSTDLAILRAFAEKLGHDKAMKALERPFVKYKQQPVDVRRHFWGLRYAVPHLKGIAIFDRLDKELPDDLGAEGYMTKKREIENYFCFPETLYGYAQSAGERNSAGDLFAQGDAQKRRRIMEQCIQEITASLKILNKPGPWDADIKASDDFLSPLFKNFFEKLHLPNLMEKKQFYELVRFVPKERIDAEIIQILDRIAEIKSSAKATWVE